From the genome of Arthrobacter alpinus, one region includes:
- a CDS encoding helicase associated domain-containing protein gives MPGWEVSRHPEWDLMYAAGLTVGEIAEHCHTHDNTVRQHLAVRERHVPGVRAEHDVAIQERAPGWPTTSWRRRLAEAQAFTDTHGRLPGSRGDVSERSLYKWLSAQRKEFRDGALTPAKIVRLDTIGEWRTPAHQGVLDARWNTRLAQLIDYVAQNENMPRWRHHTTGREHTLGVWLHIQHQARLKKTLLPHREADLDAAVPGWRSRE, from the coding sequence ATGCCAGGTTGGGAAGTATCGAGGCACCCCGAGTGGGATCTCATGTACGCGGCCGGCCTCACAGTGGGTGAGATAGCCGAGCACTGCCATACGCACGACAACACTGTCCGGCAACACTTGGCAGTGCGTGAGCGGCACGTGCCCGGCGTGCGGGCCGAACATGATGTGGCCATTCAGGAACGTGCGCCAGGCTGGCCCACAACATCGTGGCGCCGACGCCTGGCAGAGGCGCAGGCATTCACTGATACGCACGGCAGGCTCCCTGGCAGCCGAGGTGACGTCTCCGAGCGCTCTCTCTACAAATGGCTGTCCGCCCAGCGCAAAGAATTTAGGGATGGCGCCCTCACCCCGGCAAAGATCGTACGGCTCGACACCATCGGCGAATGGCGGACTCCGGCGCACCAAGGCGTCCTCGACGCAAGATGGAATACCCGGCTCGCACAGCTCATCGACTACGTGGCACAGAACGAGAATATGCCCCGCTGGCGTCACCACACCACCGGGCGCGAGCACACCCTCGGCGTCTGGCTCCACATCCAACACCAAGCCCGCCTCAAAAAGACACTGCTCCCGCACCGCGAGGCAGACCTCGACGCAGCGGTCCCCGGGTGGCGAAGCCGGGAATAA